From the genome of Eisenibacter elegans DSM 3317:
TGAGTTGAGCATCAAACAAACCTTGGCCTAAAGGGTGTTTAGCGTAGCATCTTGAGCGTTTTCTGGAGACTTCGGACGGCGATATCGACTTCGTCTTTGGTGTTGTACATCGCAAAAGAGATGCGGGCAGTACCGCTGATACCGAGCGAATCCATCAAGGGCTGTGTACAGTGGTGTCCGGTACGGATGGCGATACCGTCGGTGTCAAGCAAAGTACCGATATCGTTGGGGTGGCAGCCATCTACCACAAAGGAAATCACACTGACTTTTTGGGCGGCAGTGCCAACGATGCGCAGCCCTTCGATTTGCAACATTTGCTCAGTGGCATATTGCAGGAGTTGGTGCTCGTAGTGAGCAATGTTGGCCTTGCCAAAGCTACTGACATACTCTAGGGCATTGCGGAAGGCGATGGCATCGGCAATGTTGGGAGTGCCAGCTTCAAACTTGAAGGGCAGCTCGTTGTAGGTGGTATGTTCGAAGCTTACATCTTTGATCATCTCACCTCCACCATGATACGGGGGCATAGCCTCTAACAAGGCTTTTTTGCCGTAAAGCGCACCAATGCCTGTAGGCGCATATACTTTATGCCCTGAGAAAGCATAGAAATCACAGTCTAGGTCTTGCACATCGAGCGGAAGGTGTACGCTGGCCTGTGCGCCATCTGCAACAAAGATGGCACCTACGGCGTGTGCCATAGCGGCCATTTCTTTGATAGGATTGATAGTACCCAAGGCATTAGAGGCGTGTACGATAGAGACAATCTTGGTACGTGGGCTGAGTAGTTTTTGGTACTCCTCCATTTGCAGCTCTCCGTGTTCGTTGAGCGGAATGACACGGATGTGTGCGCCTTTTTCGGCAGCCAAAAGCTGCCAAGGCACGATGTTGGAGTGGTGCTCCATCGTAGAGAGGATGATTTCGTCTCCGGCTTGTACATTGGCACGGCCATAGGTGCTGGCAATGAGGTTGATGGCTTCTGTTACACCACGAACAAAGATGATTTCCTGCGTACTTTGAGCATTGAGAAAATCGCGAATGGCTTCGCGGGTTTGCTCGTACTCTTCGGTAGCTTTGGCCGCTAAGTAGTGTGCGCCTCGGTGGATGTTGGCATTGGTGGCTTCGTAGTAAGTAGTAAGCGCCTCAATCACCGTCTTGGGTTTTTGCGAAGTAGCGGCATTGTCAAAGTATACCAAGGGTTTGCCGTGTACTTTTTGGTGTAAAATGGGAAAGTCTTGACGGACTTTTTCTATATCGAAAGCAATGTCTGTAAATTGCATAAGCGTCAGCGTTAGGGGTGGAAAAACGAGAGACCTACGGTCTGTGAAGATAACCACAGTAGCCTATCAAAATGTTTCGCATCGGGGAGATGGAGCGTTATTTTTGCACAAAAAGTGTTTGTAGTGCCTCCCAAAGTTGTTTTTTGAGGGCAGTTTGTTGGTGCAAGGTTTCGAGGCTGTCGGAGAGGAGATAGCGAGCGTTGCCGTGGGTATGTACTTGATAATAAGGTTGTTCGGGTTGTGTTTGAAGACCAAAGGCTAGTAGGTGGCCTGTTTGTTCAAGCCAAGGACTGAGATCGAGGCTAGGCTCAGAGGCAAAAAGCGCAATGTTGACCATTTTACAACGGTGTAGGCCATAGCCAACCGCCTGCAATATTTTACGAAGCAGCTCTTCCTCCAAGTCTGTAGGGCTTACCCGTGTAGGGCTGAAATACAACAGCGAAAGCTCCGTTAAGGGGCTTTCGCTCAAGTCGTACAGCTCTTCCGGAAAAAACTGGTCTTCCCAAAGGAAGTCGTCCTCATTTTCGGGGTT
Proteins encoded in this window:
- a CDS encoding cysteine desulfurase, which gives rise to MQFTDIAFDIEKVRQDFPILHQKVHGKPLVYFDNAATSQKPKTVIEALTTYYEATNANIHRGAHYLAAKATEEYEQTREAIRDFLNAQSTQEIIFVRGVTEAINLIASTYGRANVQAGDEIILSTMEHHSNIVPWQLLAAEKGAHIRVIPLNEHGELQMEEYQKLLSPRTKIVSIVHASNALGTINPIKEMAAMAHAVGAIFVADGAQASVHLPLDVQDLDCDFYAFSGHKVYAPTGIGALYGKKALLEAMPPYHGGGEMIKDVSFEHTTYNELPFKFEAGTPNIADAIAFRNALEYVSSFGKANIAHYEHQLLQYATEQMLQIEGLRIVGTAAQKVSVISFVVDGCHPNDIGTLLDTDGIAIRTGHHCTQPLMDSLGISGTARISFAMYNTKDEVDIAVRSLQKTLKMLR